The sequence below is a genomic window from Tepidisphaeraceae bacterium.
AGCTACAACCCAACCACCGGGACCGGCCGCACGCCGGGCAGCGTGGGCGCCTACTCGCTCGAGGTCACGGTCCCCGTCCGTGCCACGACCCCGCTGGGCCTGAACGACAGCGTCTTCCGCTCGATCGATGCCGGCACCGAGATCGACTACTACGCGATCACCGTATCGGCCGGCCAGCGCGTCGGCTTCGACATGGATTCTGGTTTCAGTCCGCTGAACGGTTACCTGCGCGTCTTCTCGAGCGACTGGCGCGAGCTGGCCCACAACGACAACGGCGCCGCCCCGGGCGAAGGCCCCACCCTGATGCCGTACCTCGAGTACGCGTTCGCCACGGCCGGCACGTATTACGTCAGCGTCAGCGGCTACCCGAACACCGGTTACGACCCACTGACGGGCCTCGGCACCGTTTCCGGAAGCACCGGCACGTACCGGCTGTCCACCATGACGCCTCCACTTCCGCCGGTGGAATCCAATGACCGGATTTCGACGGCCGACCGCGCATCGCTGAACGCGACGAAGACCAACCAGGACATCGCCGACGGCACCGACGTCGACCTCTACCGCGTCACCGTACAGCAGGGCCAGCGCGTTGGCTTCGACGTCGACACCAACGGCAGCCCGCTCGACAGCTACATGCGCCTGTTCGACAGCAGCGGGCGGCAGCTGGCCGCCAACGACGACGGCATCGCGCCCGGCGAGCAGATCCACCGCAGCCCGTATATCGCCTACACGTTCCCCGCCGCCGGCACGTACTACGTCGCCGTCAGCGGCAAGGACAACCGGGCCTACAACCCGATCACCGGCGGCGGCGACACGAACGGCAGCAGCACCGGCGCCTACACGCTGGACGTGCGCGTCCTGCCGGGCCCGACGCCGACCGACACGAACGACCGGCTGTCGACCGCGACGGGCGCGCCGCTGAACACGACGAAGACCAATCAGGACATCGCCGACGGCACCGATGTCGACCTGTTCCGCATCACCGTCGCCGCCGGCCAGCGCATCGGCTTCGACGTCGACAACAACGGCAGCGGCCTCGACAGCTACATGCGCCTGTTCGACGCCAGCGGCCGGCAGCTGGCCGCCAACGAGAACGGCGTCGCGCCCGGCGAGCAGATCCACCTCAGCCCGTACATCGCCTACACGTTCGCGACGGCCGGCACGTACTACGTCGCCGTCAGCAGCACCGGCAACACCGGCTACGACCCGCTGAGCGGCTTGGGCGACGTGCTCGGCCGCAGCACCGGCGCCTACACGCTCGACATCCGCGTGCTGTAAAGGTACTCGTGAAGGTGCGGATGAATCACACCGGTGCCTGCCGAGAGGCGGGCGCCGGTGATCCGGCCGACAGGCGTGCAAGGGTGAGGGTGTCACCTGTAGGCCTGTCGTGGAAAGCCAAAAAAAGGGAAGATTTCATGCATTTCATCAAGCGAAAGTCACAGGCGTTGTCCAAGACCAATCGCCGGCCGTCCGCATCGACAAGGGCCGTCGCGACGGCTTGTCACCGTGCGGCCATCGAGCAGCTGGAGGACCGCCGGCTGTTCAACGCCGCGATCGCCGCGGTGCCGGGCGAGCGGTCGGCCGACAACACGATCGCCGGTGCCAACGCGCTGCCGTTGAACACCGTGGTGGAAGGACGGACGTTCGACAGCACGGACATCGCGATCTTCAAGTTGGTCGCCACGCCGGGACAGACGATCAAGATTGATCTCGATAACGGTTCGACGAGCGGGCTCAACTCGTACATGCGCCTGTTCGACGCCAGCGGCCGCCAGTTGGCCGCCAACGACGACGAGCTGGCGACGCCGCCGTTTGGTCAGACGGCCAACGATTCGTTCATCACCTACAAGTTCCCCGCCGCCGGCACGTACTACGTCGGCATCAGCGGCAACCGGAACACGACCTACAACCCGGTCGACGGCACCGGCACCACCGGCTCGAGCTGGGGCGCGTTCTTCCTGACCGCCATCCCGCTGCCGCCGGTCGACACGAACGACACGCTCGCCAGCGCGACCGGCGCGCCGCTGAACACGACGAAGATCAACCAGGACATCGCGATCGACGGCACCGACGTCGATCTGTTCCGCGTCACCGTCGCCGCCGGCCAGACGGTCGGCTTCGACCTCGACACCAACGGTAGCCCGCTCGACGCGTACATGCGCCTGTTCGACAGCGGTGGCAACCAGCTCGACGCCAACGATGACGGCGTCGCGCCCGGCGAGCAGATGCACCGCAGCCCCTACCTCGCCCACACGTTCGCGCGGGCCGGCACGTACTACGTCGGCATCAGCGGCAAGGGCAACCAGGGCTACGATCCGCTCACCGGCGACGGCGACGCGGTCGGCAGCAGCGGCGCCTACACGCTCGACGTGCGCACGCTGGCAACGCCGGCCGTGCCGACCGATACCAACGACCGCATCGCCACCGCGATCGGCGCGCCGCTGAACACGATCAAGTTCAACCAGAGCATCGTCGAGCCGCGCGACGTCGACATGTTCCGCTTCACCGTCACGGCCGGCCAGCGCATCGGCTTCGACGTCGACACGAACGGCAGCCCGCTGGACGGCTACCTGCGCCTCTTCGACTCTAGCGGCAACCAGCTGGCCGCCAACGACGACGGCGCCGCCGAGTTCGAGCGGCCGCACCGCAGCCCGTACCTCGCCCACACGTTCGCGCGGGCCGGCACGTACTACGTCGGCATCAGCGGCAAGGGCAACCAGAACTACAACCCGCTGACCGGCGCCGGCGACGCCGCCGGCAGCACCGGCGCGTACACGCTGGAGCTCAACGA
It includes:
- a CDS encoding pre-peptidase C-terminal domain-containing protein, giving the protein MHFIKRKSQALSKTNRRPSASTRAVATACHRAAIEQLEDRRLFNAAIAAVPGERSADNTIAGANALPLNTVVEGRTFDSTDIAIFKLVATPGQTIKIDLDNGSTSGLNSYMRLFDASGRQLAANDDELATPPFGQTANDSFITYKFPAAGTYYVGISGNRNTTYNPVDGTGTTGSSWGAFFLTAIPLPPVDTNDTLASATGAPLNTTKINQDIAIDGTDVDLFRVTVAAGQTVGFDLDTNGSPLDAYMRLFDSGGNQLDANDDGVAPGEQMHRSPYLAHTFARAGTYYVGISGKGNQGYDPLTGDGDAVGSSGAYTLDVRTLATPAVPTDTNDRIATAIGAPLNTIKFNQSIVEPRDVDMFRFTVTAGQRIGFDVDTNGSPLDGYLRLFDSSGNQLAANDDGAAEFERPHRSPYLAHTFARAGTYYVGISGKGNQNYNPLTGAGDAAGSTGAYTLELNDLAFGGQSSYGGADATVTTVDVAFDAAGNRYVLSDFRGTVDFDPGLGITTLSTTTEPLRALAKYAPDNKLIYVRTVDKSDNGRPMDDLAVTPNGHAYVGWNDIDNFGTTFEINRFGVSHIKPDGSDGIGLSRRGISDGYPLAVNALAVAPDGTLFIGGYFNSPDGNYGLIESLNEDGTEGRLNRSYYGSNGIEALVVAPSGDIYVGTDGSLTNYEDPALAVSKIDGTTGDVVWEQPVGREGNSSNRIGSISGLAYDTANNRLFVSGNHTTDAGNVDFDPTAGVQHLPAGDFVWALTESADGRSVVAGQAVSTVGNEMQIDSAGNVYVADTFSGTVDANPGSGVRNVTSAGGTDAIVTKLTGGLQFNDAFRIGGSGDDTVQGITMFDDDLYVAGSYQGTVDFLPGNGTVNRTANGDQDGYVVRVFA